The following proteins are encoded in a genomic region of Reichenbachiella sp.:
- a CDS encoding acyl carrier protein — MENIREWLIAKIAEEAEVDKGTVDCHMDFEDFDLDSLALVSLSYDLESFLNKEISPTVFSEYNTIDKLTTWLESQK, encoded by the coding sequence ATGGAAAATATTCGAGAATGGTTAATAGCTAAGATTGCTGAAGAAGCTGAAGTTGATAAGGGTACCGTAGATTGCCATATGGATTTTGAAGACTTTGACCTTGATTCTTTGGCCTTAGTTTCTTTGTCCTACGATCTAGAGAGCTTTTTGAATAAAGAAATAAGTCCTACCGTATTTTCGGAGTATAACACGATTGACAAGTTAACTACATGGTTGGAAAGTCAAAAATAG
- a CDS encoding cytochrome P450: MVGKSKIVWNPHTSGYFDNPYDHLKACREENPIHRILNDAWIFLRYSDVSQTLSSQDFMVSEFSQFLKEKEPYIFKHSDTCPYLSKGTKMWTMYLNDEVHKNARIGMTKSLNLNQLDEVMANAVDEINEKHQLKSSFDLVSYCGEFIYLILKWILGIRDLGSFETIKTYSNMLARVQDIYVPKQLYQKINEWFLSGKNIFTESEFRQNLVNYSTKSGINYTEDEIYSITSLVLMAAFETSKDNLSVALWEIMKSEEIQNHVETCSKKELNLLIEELFRFSSPLQYTIRVNKNSLETESGIISANSKIYLSLASANHDDTVFANPDKIVAGRTPNDHLAFGKGLHFCLGATIARLELRYCLKPMVHLLKQYKVEGSPDWSKQIFMRTMNSAKISKNK, from the coding sequence ATGGTTGGAAAGTCAAAAATAGTTTGGAACCCACATACTTCTGGGTACTTTGATAATCCATATGATCATCTCAAGGCTTGTAGAGAGGAAAACCCAATCCATAGAATTTTAAATGACGCGTGGATATTTTTGAGATATTCTGATGTTAGTCAAACGCTGTCATCACAAGATTTTATGGTTTCGGAGTTCAGTCAATTTCTTAAAGAGAAGGAACCTTACATATTTAAACACTCCGACACTTGCCCTTACCTTTCGAAAGGCACAAAAATGTGGACGATGTATTTGAACGATGAGGTTCATAAAAATGCACGTATTGGAATGACTAAATCACTAAACTTAAATCAGCTCGATGAAGTGATGGCCAATGCAGTGGACGAGATAAATGAAAAGCACCAGCTTAAATCGAGTTTTGATCTGGTTTCCTATTGTGGTGAATTTATCTATTTAATCCTAAAGTGGATTTTGGGAATTAGAGATTTAGGAAGCTTTGAGACAATCAAAACATACTCGAATATGCTGGCTCGAGTTCAGGATATTTATGTCCCAAAGCAACTGTATCAAAAGATAAATGAATGGTTCCTCTCTGGTAAAAACATTTTTACAGAATCTGAGTTTAGACAAAACTTAGTCAATTATTCTACGAAGTCGGGTATAAATTATACTGAGGACGAAATTTATTCCATTACCAGCTTGGTTTTAATGGCGGCCTTCGAAACTTCGAAAGACAATCTATCTGTAGCGTTGTGGGAAATAATGAAAAGTGAAGAAATACAGAATCATGTCGAGACTTGCTCTAAAAAAGAATTAAACCTCTTAATTGAAGAGCTATTTCGCTTTTCATCCCCTTTGCAATATACCATTCGAGTGAATAAGAATTCTTTGGAGACGGAATCAGGAATAATATCAGCCAACTCGAAAATTTATCTCTCATTAGCTAGTGCAAATCATGATGATACAGTATTTGCAAATCCAGACAAAATTGTTGCGGGCAGAACACCAAATGATCACCTGGCTTTTGGAAAAGGTTTGCACTTCTGTCTAGGTGCAACAATAGCTCGATTGGAGCTCAGGTATTGTCTTAAACCTATGGTGCATTTATTAAAGCAATATAAAGTAGAAGGTTCACCAGATTGGTCCAAACAGATTTTTATGAGGACTATGAATTCCGCGAAGATCTCAAAGAACAAGTAA
- a CDS encoding MBOAT family O-acyltransferase produces MVGANFLFVAVFVIVTASLIRLVKQPHRWKVLLATSSISYYLLIGNSVLVVLSLAVISYWASFTISKKTRISFSQVIVILLAPLIIYKCVTPTNHFVEYGIDTLGGGDSTEWVSFFEILGLSYITFNAISYLVDIKRGYVEVQKNFCLLLLYLIYLPAVFSGPLHRAKYLFSEFQKIEVNDKNVSCGLRLILWGIFKNVVLAQTIYDLLIQLNKTEIAGAYYLIVGFMFFLYLYCNFSSFIDFFQGVSQIWGITLKSNFLNRVYLSTSRQQFWKGWHITLNEWFRDYFFFVASKYDRERRYANVLLLITFILIALWHELSLVLLIWGMGNGLWIVIEKMVPFKNWQFVKYRKVLGVGYHLCLSSLLALVFITPSISGFASRLWDLSYFPISFIHDYLTRILIVIFGFLIMDFHYARAGKLRFDNYLEGQSGITRWAIYYKLAALILIFGISGGVENYYIQF; encoded by the coding sequence ATGGTTGGAGCCAATTTTCTATTTGTAGCAGTTTTCGTAATTGTAACAGCCTCTTTAATAAGGCTTGTGAAACAACCTCATAGATGGAAAGTGCTTTTAGCAACTAGTTCAATTTCATATTACTTGCTAATTGGAAATTCAGTTCTGGTTGTACTGTCTCTCGCTGTTATTAGTTATTGGGCAAGTTTCACAATTTCAAAAAAGACTAGAATTAGTTTTTCGCAAGTGATTGTCATTCTTTTAGCACCTTTAATCATTTATAAATGTGTAACTCCAACTAATCATTTTGTCGAATATGGCATAGATACTTTAGGAGGGGGGGATTCCACCGAATGGGTTTCCTTTTTTGAAATACTAGGGCTGTCTTACATTACATTTAATGCTATTAGTTATTTAGTTGATATTAAAAGAGGCTATGTCGAAGTGCAAAAAAATTTCTGTCTCTTATTGCTCTATTTAATTTATTTGCCAGCTGTCTTTTCGGGACCACTTCACAGAGCTAAGTACTTATTTTCAGAATTTCAAAAAATTGAGGTTAATGATAAAAATGTTTCTTGTGGGCTGCGTCTAATACTTTGGGGAATATTTAAGAATGTAGTATTAGCTCAGACTATATATGATTTATTGATACAATTAAATAAAACTGAAATCGCAGGGGCTTATTATTTGATTGTTGGGTTTATGTTCTTCCTCTATCTCTATTGCAACTTCAGCTCGTTTATTGATTTTTTTCAAGGAGTCTCTCAAATTTGGGGAATTACACTGAAAAGCAATTTTTTAAATCGAGTTTACCTTTCAACTTCCAGACAACAGTTTTGGAAGGGCTGGCACATTACGCTCAATGAATGGTTTCGGGATTATTTCTTTTTTGTTGCATCAAAATATGACCGAGAGAGAAGGTATGCGAATGTATTGCTTCTTATAACGTTTATTCTGATTGCACTATGGCACGAACTATCCTTAGTTCTTTTGATCTGGGGAATGGGGAACGGACTATGGATTGTAATTGAAAAAATGGTACCATTCAAGAATTGGCAGTTTGTAAAGTATAGGAAGGTTTTAGGCGTAGGTTATCATTTGTGTCTATCTAGTTTGTTGGCATTGGTATTTATTACTCCATCAATTTCAGGTTTTGCTTCCAGACTTTGGGATCTTAGTTATTTCCCGATTTCATTTATTCATGATTACCTAACTAGAATACTAATTGTAATTTTCGGTTTTCTTATCATGGATTTTCATTACGCAAGAGCAGGGAAATTAAGATTCGATAACTACCTGGAAGGTCAGAGTGGAATAACCCGATGGGCAATATATTATAAATTAGCTGCCTTGATTCTAATATTTGGAATTAGTGGCGGGGTAGAAAACTATTATATTCAGTTTTAA
- a CDS encoding YwbE family protein gives MSDGTIRKNIHVGAEVEIVQKHHQRSGELTNGIVKRLLTKSPNHPHGIKVQLETGEVGRVKQVLSV, from the coding sequence ATGTCCGACGGAACCATAAGAAAAAACATCCACGTAGGTGCAGAAGTGGAAATTGTACAGAAACATCATCAGCGATCTGGTGAGCTGACCAACGGTATTGTCAAGCGTCTTCTTACAAAATCCCCCAATCATCCCCACGGCATCAAAGTGCAATTAGAAACCGGGGAGGTGGGTCGAGTGAAGCAAGTTCTGTCAGTATAA
- a CDS encoding sensor histidine kinase, with product MILVLGTSGMLLLTTAIVLFIYLYQRKLIKRKQEYQEIEDLLKKQELKSAYNILEGQDRAYKQVAEELHDNLGSMLVTLNMLSDTLPKKTDPESMKNLAAKISEIAAQATEATRKISHSLHSGLLKHFGLTAAINELIDALNEAHTIQVTSHIDLGEEMDSQTNVQVYRIIQELVNNTLKHAKANNINIDLSLTADHLTLIFEDDGVGFDANQEEKGLGLKNLRSRVDRMDGHLTIESNKGKGATTIIELPL from the coding sequence ATGATACTGGTACTTGGTACTAGCGGAATGCTTCTACTCACTACTGCTATTGTACTTTTCATATATCTCTATCAACGCAAACTCATCAAGCGCAAGCAAGAGTATCAGGAGATCGAAGACTTACTCAAAAAACAGGAATTAAAATCGGCCTATAATATTCTTGAAGGGCAAGACCGAGCCTATAAACAAGTGGCTGAAGAGTTGCATGATAATTTGGGTAGTATGCTAGTTACCCTGAATATGCTGTCCGATACGTTACCCAAAAAAACTGACCCGGAATCGATGAAAAATCTGGCAGCAAAGATTAGTGAAATTGCTGCTCAAGCTACAGAGGCCACACGAAAAATTTCTCATAGTTTGCACTCAGGTTTGCTGAAGCATTTTGGATTGACTGCCGCCATTAATGAATTGATAGATGCCCTGAATGAGGCACACACCATACAGGTGACCAGCCATATCGATTTGGGTGAAGAGATGGACAGCCAAACAAATGTACAGGTCTATCGAATTATTCAGGAGTTAGTGAATAACACACTAAAGCATGCTAAGGCCAACAACATCAACATTGATTTATCCCTTACCGCAGATCACCTCACGCTTATATTTGAAGACGATGGGGTCGGATTTGATGCCAATCAAGAGGAAAAAGGGCTTGGGTTAAAAAATCTAAGGTCTAGAGTAGATCGGATGGACGGACACTTGACCATAGAAAGCAATAAGGGCAAAGGGGCCACCACAATAATTGAACTACCACTATGA
- a CDS encoding response regulator transcription factor, which produces MNTIKVLIADDHSIVMEGLQVVLSAEEELEVVGTVLNGEEVMIFVAKHEVDVVVLDINMPVMDGITCARKLKKEYPNIKIIILTMYAQRSFVDEIVKIGIDGCLLKNNTGKELTTAIFRVMNGSQYYDRLKNFNSSEEEIKQYKLSARELDVIKLVAEGLTSQEIADQLFISELTVQTHRRNVMRKLDLKNSMQVVQFAKDNELI; this is translated from the coding sequence ATGAATACGATAAAAGTTTTAATTGCCGATGATCATTCGATTGTTATGGAGGGACTTCAGGTGGTATTGAGTGCCGAAGAGGAACTAGAAGTAGTAGGCACGGTTCTCAATGGCGAAGAAGTCATGATTTTTGTAGCCAAACATGAGGTAGATGTAGTAGTTCTGGATATCAATATGCCCGTGATGGACGGTATCACCTGCGCTCGCAAATTGAAAAAGGAATATCCTAATATTAAGATTATCATACTAACCATGTATGCACAAAGATCCTTCGTAGACGAAATTGTAAAAATTGGTATCGATGGATGCTTACTCAAAAACAACACAGGTAAAGAATTGACTACCGCAATCTTCCGAGTAATGAATGGTAGCCAATATTACGACAGGTTAAAGAATTTCAACTCATCAGAAGAGGAAATCAAACAATACAAGCTGAGTGCGAGAGAGTTGGATGTGATTAAATTGGTAGCAGAGGGACTCACCAGTCAAGAGATTGCTGATCAGTTATTCATCTCAGAGTTGACCGTGCAAACCCATCGAAGAAATGTGATGCGTAAGCTCGACCTTAAGAATAGCATGCAAGTGGTTCAGTTTGCTAAGGATAATGAGCTGATTTGA
- a CDS encoding helix-turn-helix domain-containing protein codes for MQFVPHNTSGHLSPFIQSIFHISQFVPDHSIQRVVPTGHIFIIFELDGFVRHTYDNETLKEQDSFTKVWISGMHRNYISISAHQQSEMFVIQFKPFGAYPFFHFPLEELNEKVVQAEKVLGPEILDIREKLYLAKTSQDKFAIAETWLTERFDSQKVPTNDLYVVSKKLQQESVTDYAEAIADYPNTQKHLIDQCKKYLGLTPKYFQRILRFNELLQQIQEKKSVPWSQVAYQCGYSDQSHFIKEFKHFSGFNPKEYIEQEYNQTSDPNFFPLDKRG; via the coding sequence ATGCAATTTGTACCTCATAACACAAGTGGTCATTTAAGTCCATTTATCCAATCAATTTTTCACATTAGCCAATTTGTACCCGACCATTCCATTCAGAGAGTGGTACCCACAGGGCACATTTTTATCATATTTGAGCTGGATGGTTTTGTTCGCCATACTTATGACAATGAAACCTTGAAAGAACAAGACAGCTTTACAAAAGTCTGGATTTCAGGCATGCATAGAAACTATATTTCAATATCCGCCCATCAGCAATCTGAAATGTTTGTGATTCAGTTTAAGCCTTTTGGAGCCTATCCATTTTTTCATTTTCCATTGGAGGAATTGAATGAGAAAGTAGTGCAAGCCGAAAAGGTTTTAGGACCAGAGATATTGGATATTCGCGAAAAACTATATCTAGCAAAAACTTCTCAAGATAAATTCGCAATAGCAGAAACTTGGCTTACTGAGCGGTTTGATAGTCAAAAGGTACCAACTAATGATTTATATGTCGTTTCTAAAAAATTGCAACAGGAGTCTGTTACAGATTATGCTGAAGCCATAGCCGATTATCCGAATACACAAAAACACCTAATAGATCAGTGTAAAAAATACCTAGGACTGACTCCGAAGTATTTTCAGCGTATCCTCAGGTTCAATGAGTTGTTGCAGCAGATACAAGAAAAGAAAAGTGTGCCATGGTCTCAAGTAGCTTACCAATGTGGCTATTCTGACCAGTCACATTTCATCAAAGAATTCAAACATTTTTCTGGATTTAATCCGAAAGAATACATTGAGCAAGAGTATAATCAAACCAGTGATCCTAATTTTTTTCCATTAGATAAGAGAGGTTAA
- a CDS encoding DUF1761 domain-containing protein, whose product MDLSTTFGAIGWGSVIVAAISSFLVGGIWYGPLFGKAWMEAFNYSEEDLKSRSIPKTFGLSLLLAFIAAITLEMFIGSEATLAFGAMAGFLAGFGWVATMLGILYLFEMQSLKVYLINAGYCVVSLTLMGLILGAW is encoded by the coding sequence ATGGATTTATCAACAACTTTTGGAGCCATAGGATGGGGCTCAGTAATTGTGGCAGCGATATCATCATTCCTAGTGGGTGGGATCTGGTATGGGCCTCTTTTTGGGAAAGCATGGATGGAAGCTTTTAATTATTCAGAGGAGGATTTGAAGTCAAGAAGTATTCCTAAGACATTTGGACTTTCCTTGTTATTGGCTTTTATAGCTGCAATAACATTAGAGATGTTCATTGGTAGCGAAGCAACACTGGCTTTTGGTGCAATGGCTGGCTTTTTAGCGGGTTTTGGGTGGGTAGCAACTATGCTTGGTATTCTTTATTTATTTGAAATGCAATCATTGAAGGTCTACCTTATCAATGCGGGCTATTGCGTGGTGTCTCTTACACTTATGGGACTTATTTTGGGGGCTTGGTAA
- a CDS encoding DUF5655 domain-containing protein, translating to MEKGLLEKTGKSLKQWVEVVKIAKIDKHKMIIDFLKKEHGFTHGYANFVALKARKSDAASIDDQDLLYAQYKNKEALKPIYEKLVDEIEKFGADVTKTPKKDSVSMIRKKQFALVKPATKTRIDLGLKLKGKPVDARLQASGPFGTMCTHRVLLSEISDVDDELIDWLREAYEAAV from the coding sequence ATGGAAAAAGGACTACTAGAAAAGACCGGAAAATCATTGAAGCAATGGGTTGAAGTTGTGAAAATTGCTAAAATTGATAAGCATAAAATGATTATTGACTTTTTAAAAAAGGAACATGGGTTTACGCACGGTTATGCAAATTTTGTAGCCCTAAAGGCTAGAAAGTCCGATGCAGCGTCTATAGATGATCAGGATCTGCTTTATGCTCAATATAAAAATAAAGAAGCGCTGAAGCCGATTTATGAAAAGCTGGTTGACGAAATAGAGAAGTTTGGGGCGGACGTTACTAAAACACCGAAAAAAGATAGTGTGAGTATGATTCGAAAGAAGCAGTTTGCACTTGTCAAACCAGCTACAAAAACTCGAATAGATTTGGGTTTAAAACTCAAAGGAAAGCCTGTTGATGCGAGGTTACAGGCATCGGGCCCTTTTGGGACAATGTGCACGCATCGAGTTTTGTTATCTGAGATAAGTGACGTGGATGATGAATTAATTGACTGGCTTAGGGAAGCTTATGAAGCCGCAGTATGA
- a CDS encoding pyruvate carboxylase translates to MPQNLKKLDKILVANRGEIAIRILRAASELNVRTVAMYTYEDRYSLHRYKADEAYQIGKDDDPLKPYLNIEEIIALAKEQQIDAIHPGYGFLSENVTFARRCEEEGIIFVGPRSEIMARLGDKVEAKKLAIDAKVPVIQDSKEDLVDVAIAKKEAGRIGYPIMLKAASGGGGRGMRVIRSEKELEKAFHDSKSEAEKFFGDDTVFIEKFIDEPKHIEVQLMGDNHGNIVHLHERDCSVQRRFQKVVEVAPSPNLKQETRQAIFDYAINIAKHVNYNNVGTVEFLVDKHGEVFFIEVNPRIQVEHTITEEVTGVDIVRSQILIAQGHPLTYKGIFLNSQDDIKVNGFAIQCRVTTEDPIQDFKPDYGTIIAYRNAAGFGIRLDEGSTYPGMRISPFFDSMLVKVSASGRTLRGASERLQRTLTEFRIRGVKTNIGFLKNVISHPVFIAGDCTVNFIGKHPDLFKVKRTQDRGTKTLKYLAKVSVNGNPDVKFVDPNKKFVTPVVPAFDKYAPYPKGTKDRLNELGREGFVKWMKDEKQILFTDTTFRDAHQSLLATRFRTIDLLAVAESYAKNVPQAFSMEMWGGATFDVSMRFLHECPWERLKLLRQAAPNILFQMLLRGSNAVGYTAYPDNLVEKFVEKAGEEGIDVFRIFDSLNWLEAMKVSIKAVKERTNSLAEVCIGYTGDILNPNNKKYNLDYYVDMAKRIEDEGAHILAIKDMAGLLTPYAAEQLIPALKKAVDLPIHLHTHDTSSMQNATYIKAIEQGVDVVDCALASMSGLTSQPNFNSLVSVLGHHDRKPDINLEAINKQSNYWEDVREIYYPFESGLKAGTAQVYENEIPGGQYSNLKPQAAAIGLVGEDFERVKKNYAVVNEMFGNIVKVTPSSKVVGDMAIFMTSNNLTPEDVLDESKKLSFPDSVIGFFRGDLGQPEGGFPAQLQKVILRDIKPMKGRPNEHLTPIDFDKEFAAFQEKYTEYSDFLDFLSYKLYPKVFDEYYQHHAEFGYVDKIPSKAFFYGMKKGEEILVTLGKGKTIMVKLMYILEPDETGMCTVGFELNGQVRRVQVKDIHVKATAISHKKADKDDPNHIGAPLQGKLSNVFVKVGDQIEENDPLFAIEAMKMESTISSPKPGTVTTILIKAGEMVDQDDLVVEME, encoded by the coding sequence ATGCCCCAAAACCTTAAAAAACTTGACAAAATCCTCGTTGCCAATAGAGGAGAAATAGCTATTCGTATTCTGCGAGCTGCCTCGGAGCTCAATGTCAGAACGGTCGCTATGTATACCTATGAGGATCGATACTCGCTCCATCGTTACAAAGCGGATGAAGCCTATCAAATTGGCAAGGATGATGATCCACTAAAGCCGTATTTGAACATTGAAGAAATCATCGCATTAGCCAAAGAGCAGCAGATAGATGCGATTCATCCAGGCTATGGCTTTTTGTCTGAAAATGTCACTTTTGCCAGAAGGTGCGAAGAAGAGGGAATCATTTTCGTGGGACCTAGATCCGAGATTATGGCAAGACTTGGTGACAAAGTAGAAGCCAAGAAACTGGCCATCGATGCTAAGGTGCCGGTCATTCAGGACAGCAAGGAAGACTTGGTAGATGTAGCTATTGCTAAAAAAGAGGCAGGAAGAATTGGATATCCGATCATGCTGAAGGCCGCATCTGGCGGTGGAGGTCGTGGTATGCGAGTGATCCGATCAGAGAAAGAATTGGAAAAGGCGTTTCACGATTCTAAAAGTGAGGCTGAAAAATTCTTTGGAGACGATACTGTCTTTATAGAAAAATTTATCGACGAGCCCAAGCACATCGAAGTGCAGCTCATGGGGGACAATCATGGCAACATCGTGCATTTGCACGAGCGTGATTGTTCGGTGCAGCGAAGGTTTCAAAAAGTGGTGGAGGTAGCACCAAGCCCGAACCTGAAGCAAGAAACTCGTCAGGCTATTTTTGATTATGCCATCAACATTGCGAAGCATGTGAACTACAACAATGTAGGGACTGTAGAGTTTTTGGTGGACAAACATGGAGAGGTCTTCTTCATCGAAGTAAACCCAAGGATACAAGTGGAACACACCATCACCGAGGAGGTGACAGGCGTTGATATTGTGCGTTCGCAAATTTTGATTGCACAAGGTCATCCGTTGACTTACAAAGGTATTTTCCTCAATAGCCAGGACGACATCAAGGTGAATGGATTTGCTATTCAATGTCGGGTGACAACGGAGGATCCGATTCAGGATTTTAAGCCGGACTATGGCACCATCATCGCATATCGCAATGCCGCAGGATTTGGGATTCGACTAGACGAAGGTTCTACTTATCCAGGCATGCGTATTTCGCCTTTCTTTGATTCTATGTTGGTGAAAGTAAGCGCTTCAGGTCGTACGCTTCGCGGAGCGAGTGAAAGATTGCAAAGAACCTTGACTGAATTTAGAATTCGAGGCGTGAAGACCAATATTGGCTTCTTGAAGAATGTGATTTCTCATCCTGTGTTTATTGCAGGGGATTGTACCGTCAATTTTATTGGCAAACATCCTGATTTGTTCAAGGTCAAAAGGACGCAGGATAGAGGTACTAAAACATTGAAGTATCTAGCCAAAGTCAGTGTCAATGGCAATCCGGATGTGAAATTCGTTGACCCCAATAAGAAATTTGTGACGCCAGTAGTTCCAGCGTTCGATAAGTATGCTCCTTATCCTAAAGGCACAAAAGATCGACTCAATGAATTGGGTCGAGAAGGTTTTGTGAAATGGATGAAGGACGAAAAGCAGATCTTGTTTACCGATACGACATTTAGAGATGCGCATCAGTCTTTATTGGCTACCAGATTCAGAACAATCGATTTGTTGGCAGTAGCCGAAAGTTATGCCAAGAATGTCCCACAGGCCTTTTCCATGGAAATGTGGGGAGGTGCTACATTCGATGTGTCGATGCGATTTTTGCACGAATGTCCTTGGGAGCGATTAAAACTATTACGCCAAGCGGCTCCAAACATCCTATTCCAAATGCTCTTGAGAGGATCAAATGCAGTGGGCTATACGGCCTACCCAGACAATCTGGTGGAGAAGTTTGTGGAGAAAGCTGGTGAGGAAGGCATTGATGTATTCAGAATTTTCGATTCGCTCAATTGGCTTGAAGCCATGAAAGTGAGCATCAAAGCAGTGAAAGAAAGAACTAACTCGTTGGCGGAAGTCTGTATCGGCTATACCGGAGATATCCTAAATCCGAATAACAAAAAATACAATCTCGACTATTACGTCGATATGGCTAAGCGCATCGAAGACGAGGGTGCTCATATATTGGCAATCAAAGACATGGCCGGTTTGCTTACACCGTATGCCGCTGAACAGCTGATTCCGGCATTGAAAAAGGCCGTCGATCTACCGATTCACCTGCATACCCACGATACGTCATCGATGCAAAACGCCACCTACATCAAGGCCATTGAGCAGGGGGTAGATGTGGTAGATTGTGCATTGGCATCTATGTCAGGGCTTACTTCGCAGCCAAATTTCAATTCTCTGGTTTCCGTGCTTGGTCATCACGACCGCAAGCCGGATATAAACCTGGAAGCGATCAACAAGCAGTCCAACTATTGGGAAGACGTGCGTGAGATTTATTATCCGTTTGAGTCGGGGCTCAAAGCAGGTACCGCTCAAGTATATGAAAACGAAATTCCTGGTGGTCAGTACTCCAACTTAAAACCTCAGGCGGCGGCTATTGGATTGGTAGGAGAGGACTTCGAACGAGTGAAGAAAAACTATGCAGTGGTCAACGAGATGTTTGGCAACATCGTGAAAGTAACGCCTAGTTCGAAGGTGGTAGGAGACATGGCGATTTTCATGACGTCCAACAATTTGACGCCTGAAGATGTATTGGATGAAAGCAAGAAATTGTCCTTTCCGGATTCGGTGATTGGCTTCTTTAGAGGAGACCTGGGGCAACCAGAAGGTGGCTTCCCAGCGCAACTGCAAAAGGTAATTCTCAGAGACATCAAGCCTATGAAGGGCAGACCCAATGAGCATCTAACGCCTATCGATTTCGATAAAGAATTTGCGGCCTTTCAGGAAAAATATACGGAGTATTCGGACTTTCTTGATTTCTTGTCTTACAAGCTCTACCCGAAAGTATTTGATGAATATTACCAACACCATGCAGAATTCGGCTATGTAGACAAGATCCCTTCTAAAGCATTTTTCTATGGGATGAAAAAGGGCGAGGAAATACTCGTCACCCTTGGGAAAGGTAAGACGATTATGGTGAAACTGATGTACATTTTGGAGCCAGACGAGACAGGTATGTGTACGGTGGGTTTTGAACTCAATGGTCAGGTGCGAAGGGTGCAGGTCAAAGATATTCATGTGAAAGCTACTGCGATTTCTCACAAGAAAGCCGACAAAGACGATCCGAACCATATCGGAGCGCCATTGCAGGGTAAACTGTCGAATGTCTTTGTGAAAGTGGGTGATCAGATAGAGGAGAATGATCCTCTGTTTGCTATCGAGGCGATGAAGATGGAGTCGACCATCTCTTCACCAAAGCCCGGAACCGTCACTACCATTTTGATCAAGGCTGGTGAAATGGTAGATCAGGACGATTTGGTCGTGGAGATGGAGTAG
- a CDS encoding type II toxin-antitoxin system RelE/ParE family toxin: MKKVIWSLTARKSLRRTSAFISELWNEQVKMEFLNQLNFRVDQIRKNPELAPTFEDSEVRKLVIHKSVTLYYQNLPEHLRLLLVWDNRQDPAKLYQELTDAN; this comes from the coding sequence ATGAAGAAGGTAATCTGGTCTCTAACTGCCAGAAAATCGCTCAGACGAACATCAGCTTTCATATCCGAACTCTGGAACGAGCAGGTAAAAATGGAGTTTCTGAACCAATTGAACTTTCGGGTTGATCAGATAAGAAAGAACCCTGAACTTGCTCCTACTTTCGAGGATAGTGAAGTCAGAAAATTGGTAATTCATAAGTCAGTTACCCTCTACTATCAAAATTTACCTGAACATCTGAGACTTTTGCTGGTTTGGGACAACAGACAAGATCCTGCAAAACTTTACCAAGAATTAACAGATGCTAACTGA